A section of the Malaclemys terrapin pileata isolate rMalTer1 chromosome 15, rMalTer1.hap1, whole genome shotgun sequence genome encodes:
- the LOC128823344 gene encoding T-complex protein 1 subunit theta-like, giving the protein MTSPVYVRFAAVGYRPPGAGDRTPASKSLPPTCTTMAAHVPLPPGLPQLLKAGTKYFSGLQESLFSHITACRALAMCLRTSYGPLGHNKLVITHLGKALCTAHAGTILRELELENPVARMLGAASQAQEEETGDGANAVVLLAGALLDNAEKLLRAGLPVAAVRDGYDAACKEAVRLLPGLACHVLADLRDPAGVAGALRAAVGSKLFGYQDFLAGLVARCCVAALSPEGAFEPNNVRLCKVPGGGVTDSCLLEGMVFCTEVESQVHQAHEARIAVYCCPFGLARSETKGMVLFQGAAEMRAYGDAEEALLGQRVRAIAEEGASVVVVGGRVDPLALQYADQLGLMVVRLSSRLELQCLCRAVGAVPLASLVPPPPGAIGHCRRVYLSEIGSTAVVVFRQDGGACPVATILLRGATHELLCSLEEAVTDGLNTYKALVSDRRLLPGAGATEMALAVRLATLGTYLPSLEQYGILEFAQALKTLPAALAENAGLPVNETMAALEALHQLGTATAGVRPGEGGAPTMDAAREGVLDSLLVKEKVLRLAVHTATTLLGVSHILVAKKSGGPKVRGENPNWDLEPDALE; this is encoded by the exons ATGACATCGCCCGTTTACGTACGGTTTGCAGCAGTCGGTTACCGGCCCCCCGGTGCCGGCGACAGGACCCCAGCGTCCAAGTCCCTGCCTCCCACTTGCACC ACCATGGCCGCCCACgtgcccctgccccctggcctgccccagctGCTCAAAGCCGGCACCAAGTACTTCTCCGGCCTGCAGGAGTCGCTCTTCAGCCACATCACGGCCTGCCGGGCCCTGGCCATGTGCCTGCGCACCTCCTACGGGCCGCTGGGCCACAACAAGCTGGTGATCACCCACCTGGGCAAGGCCCTGTGCACGGCCCACGCCGGCACCATCCtgcgggagctggagctggagaacCCGGTGGCCCGGATGCTGGGCGCGGCCAGCCAGGCCCAGGAGGAGGAGACGGGCGATGGGGCCAATGCTGTGGTGCTGCTGGCCGGGGCGCTGCTGGACAACGCCGAGAAGCTGCTGCGTGCCGGCCTGCCCGTGGCCGCCGTGCGGGACGGCTACGACGCAGCCTGCAAGGAAGCCGTGCGGCTGCtgcccggcctggcctgccacGTGCTAGCGGATCTCCGGGACCCGGCCGGGGTGGCCGGGGCCCTGCGTGCCGCCGTGGGCAGCAAGCTCTTTGGCTACCAGGATTTCCTGGCCGGGCTGGTGGCCCGGTGCTGCGTGGCGGCACTGAGCCCGGAAGGCGCCTTTGAGCCCAATAACGTGCGCCTCTGCAAGGTGCCGGGGGGCGGCGTCACCGACTCCTGCCTGCTGGAGGGCATGGTCTTCTGCACCGAGGTCGAGAGCCAGGTGCACCAGGCACATGAGGCCCGGATCGCCGTCTACTGCTGCCCCTTCGGCCTGGCCCGCAGCGAGACCAAAGGCATGGTGCTGTTCCAGGGGGCGGCGGAGATGCGGGCGTACGGCGACGCCGAGGAGGCGCTGCTGGGGCAGCGCGTCCGGGCCATCGCTGAGGAGGGGGCCAGCGTGGTGGTGGTGGGCGGGCGGGTGGACCCGCTGGCCCTGCAGTACGCCGACCAGCTGGGGCTTATGGTGGTGCGGCTCAGTTCCCGGCTGGAGCTGCAGTGTCTGTGCCGGGCCGTGGGCGCTGTCCCGCTGGCCAGCCTGGTGCCCCCGCCGCCCGGCGCCATAGGGCACTGCCGGCGCGTCTACCTCAGCGAGATCGGGAGCACGGCCGTGGTGGTTTTCCGCCAGGACGGCGGCGCCTGCCCTGTGGCCACCATCCTGCTGCGGGGGGCTACCCACGAGCTGCTCTGCAGCCTGGAGGAGGCGGTGACAGACGGGCTGAACACCTACAAGGCCCTGGTGAGTGACCGCCGGCTGCTGCCCGGGGCAGGGGCGACGGAGATGGCCCTGGCCGTGCGGCTGGCCACGCTGGGCACCTacctccccagcctggagcagtaCGGCATCCTGGAGTTCGCCCAGGCTTTGAAGACCCTGCCAGCGGCGCTGGCCGAGAACGCGGGGCTGCCGGTCAACGAGACCATGGCGGCGCTGGAGGCCCTGCACCAGCTGGGCACGGCCACCGCTGGTGTCCGGCCGGGCGAGGGGGGGGCTCCCACCATGGACGCTGCCCGGGAGGGGGTGCTGGACTCCTTGCTGGTCAAGGAGAAGGTCCTCCGCCTGGCGGTCCACACGGCCACCACCCTGCTGGGCGTCAGCCACATCCTGGTGGCCAAGAAGAGCGGGGGACCCAAGGTCCGGGGGGAGAACCCCAACTGGGACCTGGAACCCGACGCCCTGGAGTGA